The Gouania willdenowi chromosome 3, fGouWil2.1, whole genome shotgun sequence genome includes a region encoding these proteins:
- the tmod2 gene encoding tropomodulin-2 isoform X2 has translation MALPFRKDLEKYKDLDEDEILNKLSAEELKQLETALEEMDPENALLPAGLRQKDQTTKGATGPFERERLLKYLEKEAMEYKDREDVVPFTGEKKGKAFVPKQKPIEMRQDEVTTLDPELEEALSSATDTELCDLAAILGVHTLVTSTQTYDGTGSKGSYNNVIKGEKMNPVFDEPPNPTNVEDTLQRIKSNDASLTEVNLNNIKNIPIPTLKDFAKAMEKNTHVKKFSLAATRSNDPIAVAFSEMLRVNKDLRSLNLETNFITGAGVQALVDALRDNDTLTEIKIENQRQQLGTTVEMEIAKMLEENNSIVKFGYHFTQQGPRSRAAAAITKNNDLVRRRRVEGDV, from the exons ATGGCATTGCCATTTAGGAAGGATCTGGAAAAGTACAAGGATCTGGATGAAGATGAGATCCTCAACAAACTGTCTGCAGAGGAGCTCAAACAGCTGGAGACGGCCCTCGAGGAGATGGACCCAGAG AATGCTCTTCTTCCAGCGGGTTTACGCCAGAAGGATCAGACTACTAAAGGTGCCACTGGGCCATTTGAGAGGGAACGTCTGCTCAAATACCTGGAGAAGGAAGCGATGGAGTACAAGGACCGGGAAGATGTTGTGCCCTTcacaggagagaaaaaag GCAAAGCATTTGTTCCCAAGCAGAAACCAATAGAAATGCGTCAGGATGAGGTGACGACCCTCGATCCGGAGTTAGAGGAAGCTTTGTCCAGTGCGACAGATACAGAATTGTGTGATCTAGCAG cgATCCTCGGTGttcacacactggtcaccagcaCTCAGACATACGATGGGACTGGGAGTAAAGGATCCTACAACA ACGTGATCAAAGGAGAAAAGATGAATCCAGTGTTTGACGAGCCGCCCAATCCTACTAACGTGGAGGACACACTGCAGAGGATAAAAAGCAACGACGCCTCACTGACGGAAGTCAACCTCAACAACATTAAG aaCATTCCTATTCCCACACTAAAGGACTTTGCCAAAGCCATGGAGAAGAACACACATGTAAAGAAGTTTAGCTTGGCAGCCACGCGGAGTAACGATCCCATTGCTGTG GCCTTTAGTGAAATGCTGCGGGTGAACAAGGACTTACGAAGTCTAAACTTGGAGACCAACTTCATCACCGGGGCTGGGGTTCAGGCTTTGGTCGACGCTCTGCGAGATAACGACACGCTCACAGAGATCAAGATAGAAAACCAG aggcaGCAGCTGGGAACCACGGTGGAGATGGAGATCGCTAAAATGTTGGAGGAGAACAACAGCATAGTGAAGTTCGGATACCACTTCACTCAACAAGGACCTCGGTCGAGAGCCGCCGCAGCGATCACCAAGAACAACGACCTGG TTCGCAGGAGGCGAGTGGAGGGAGACGTGTAG
- the tmod2 gene encoding tropomodulin-2 isoform X1, giving the protein MALPFRKDLEKYKDLDEDEILNKLSAEELKQLETALEEMDPENALLPAGLRQKDQTTKGATGPFERERLLKYLEKEAMEYKDREDVVPFTGEKKGKAFVPKQKPIEMRQDEVTTLDPELEEALSSATDTELCDLAAILGVHTLVTSTQTYDGTGSKGSYNNVIKGEKMNPVFDEPPNPTNVEDTLQRIKSNDASLTEVNLNNIKNIPIPTLKDFAKAMEKNTHVKKFSLAATRSNDPIAVAFSEMLRVNKDLRSLNLETNFITGAGVQALVDALRDNDTLTEIKIENQRQQLGTTVEMEIAKMLEENNSIVKFGYHFTQQGPRSRAAAAITKNNDLAPPPVKAAVLQV; this is encoded by the exons ATGGCATTGCCATTTAGGAAGGATCTGGAAAAGTACAAGGATCTGGATGAAGATGAGATCCTCAACAAACTGTCTGCAGAGGAGCTCAAACAGCTGGAGACGGCCCTCGAGGAGATGGACCCAGAG AATGCTCTTCTTCCAGCGGGTTTACGCCAGAAGGATCAGACTACTAAAGGTGCCACTGGGCCATTTGAGAGGGAACGTCTGCTCAAATACCTGGAGAAGGAAGCGATGGAGTACAAGGACCGGGAAGATGTTGTGCCCTTcacaggagagaaaaaag GCAAAGCATTTGTTCCCAAGCAGAAACCAATAGAAATGCGTCAGGATGAGGTGACGACCCTCGATCCGGAGTTAGAGGAAGCTTTGTCCAGTGCGACAGATACAGAATTGTGTGATCTAGCAG cgATCCTCGGTGttcacacactggtcaccagcaCTCAGACATACGATGGGACTGGGAGTAAAGGATCCTACAACA ACGTGATCAAAGGAGAAAAGATGAATCCAGTGTTTGACGAGCCGCCCAATCCTACTAACGTGGAGGACACACTGCAGAGGATAAAAAGCAACGACGCCTCACTGACGGAAGTCAACCTCAACAACATTAAG aaCATTCCTATTCCCACACTAAAGGACTTTGCCAAAGCCATGGAGAAGAACACACATGTAAAGAAGTTTAGCTTGGCAGCCACGCGGAGTAACGATCCCATTGCTGTG GCCTTTAGTGAAATGCTGCGGGTGAACAAGGACTTACGAAGTCTAAACTTGGAGACCAACTTCATCACCGGGGCTGGGGTTCAGGCTTTGGTCGACGCTCTGCGAGATAACGACACGCTCACAGAGATCAAGATAGAAAACCAG aggcaGCAGCTGGGAACCACGGTGGAGATGGAGATCGCTAAAATGTTGGAGGAGAACAACAGCATAGTGAAGTTCGGATACCACTTCACTCAACAAGGACCTCGGTCGAGAGCCGCCGCAGCGATCACCAAGAACAACGACCTGG ctcCTCCCCCTGTCAAAGCTGCAGTACTGCAGGTCTGA
- the leo1 gene encoding RNA polymerase-associated protein LEO1 isoform X1 encodes MADMDELFGSDGDSDNEQRAESGSGSGSESEQERPRSASNVSGSGSESERERDDEDQDAAKPSMNKELFGDDSEDEQHSQHSGSDNQSDRSGNQSDASVHSDQGDNDQSDAEQHSGSERGHRDEDEDEDDGGRRSDRGSPAGSGISGGGSPRSERGSPRSERGSPRSERDSPRSERDSPRSERGSPRSERGSAHSDRSPHSDPGTPQSGLGTPHTDGEGSGRENQSDDEKWRRGAKSDQSDEEEEEEKRHYSDDERGNSDDEGPGNRKPESTKGSDSEDEFIRQRSKAKAASDSDSDSDVGTKKVKKAAADDLFGEADDISSDSDAEKPPTPGQPLDAEDGMDGEQAEEEPAPETRIEVEIPKVSTDLGADLYFVKLPNFLSVEPRPFDPQYYEDEFEDEEMLDEEGRTRLKLKVENTIRWRAKRDEEGNETRESNARIVKWSDGSMSLHLGNEVFDVYKAPLQGDHNHLFIRQGTGLQGQAVFKTKLTFRPHSTDSATHRKMTLSLADRCSKTQKIRILPMAGRDPESQRNEMIKKEEERLRASIRRESQQRRMREKQHQRGLSSSYLEPDRDDEEEEGDEAISLAAIKSKYKGGGGGLREERARIYSSDSDEGSDDDKAQRLMKAKKLDSDEEGDGTGKRKAEDDDEDEEETATKKAKKYVISDEEEEDEDE; translated from the exons ATGGCGGACATGGATGAATTGTTCGGCAGTGATGGAGACAGCGACAACGAGCAACGAG cagAGTCAGGCTCAGGTTCTGGTTCAGAATCAGAGCAGGAGCGACCTCGATCAGCCAGCAATGTCTCGGGCAGCGGGAGTGAAAGCGAGAGGGAACGGGATGACGAAGATCAGGATGCAGCAAAACCCAGTATGAataag GAGCTGTTTGGAGACGACAGTGAAGACGAGCAGCACAGTCAACACAGCGGCAGCGACAACCAGTCTGACCGCTCTGGGAACCAGTCAGATGCCAGCGTGCACTCTGATCAGGGAGACAACGATCAGTCAGATGCAGAGCAGCACAGTGGCTCAGAGCGTGGTCATCGAGATGAAGACGAGGACGAAGATGATGGGGGTCGTCGTTCAGATAGAGGAAGCCCAGCAGGAAGTGGAATATCCGGCGGTGGGAGTCCTCGTTCGGAGCGGGGGAGTCCTCGTTCGGAGCGGGGGAGTCCTCGCTCTGAGCGGGACAGTCCTCGTTCTGAGCGGGACAGTCCTCGCTCTGAGCGGGGGAGTCCTCGTTCGGAGCGGGGCAGCGCTCACTCAGACAGAAG TCCCCACAGCGACCCTGGAACCCCCCAGTCTGGGTTGGGCACCCCTCACACTGATGGTGAAGGCTCTGGGAGGGAGAATCAATCAGACGACGAGAAATGGAGAAGAGGAGCTAAGAGCGACCAAtcagatgaggaggaggaggaggagaaacgTCATTACTCTGATGACGAAAGGGGAAACTCTGATGACGAGGGTCCGGGGAACAGGAAACCAG AGTCTACAAAAGGCAGCGATAGTGAGGATGAGTTCATCAGACAGAGGAGCAAAGCAAAAGCAGCCTCTGACTCAGATTCAGACAGCGATGTTGGAACAAAGAAAG TTAAGAAAGCCGCAGCAGACGACCTGTTTGGAGAAGCTGATGACATTTCTTCAGACAGTGATGCAGAGAAACCTCCGACCCCAGGACAGCCTCTG gatGCAGAGGACGGTATGGATGGAGAGCAGGCAGAGGAAGAACCTGCACCCGAAACTCGTATCGAAGTGGAAATCCCAAAAGTCAGCACGGATCTGGGCGCAGacctttattttgtaaaacttCCCAACTTCCTGTCTGTGGAACCAAG ACCCTTTGACCCTCAGTACTACGAGGATGAGTTTGAAGATGAAGAAATGTTGGATGAAGAGGGACGAACCCGACTCAAACTTAAG GTAGAGAACACAATCCGGTGGAGAGCCAAGAGAGACGAGGAGGGAAACGAAACACGAGAGAGCAACGCACGCATCGTCAAGTGGTCGGATGGcag CATGTCCCTCCATCTGGGCAACGAAGTGTTTGATGTTTACAAAGCACCTCTCCAGGGCGACCACAACCACCTGTTCATCCGACAGGGCACAGGGCTGCAGGGACAGGCTGTGTTTAAAACCAAACTCACCTTCAG ACCCCACTCCACAGACAGCGCCACCCACAGGAAGATGACCCTGTCCCTGGCTGACCGCTGCTCCAAGACGCAGAAAATACGAATCCTTCCCATGGCCGGACGAGATCCGGAGTCGCAACGCAACGAGATGATCAAG AAAGAGGAGGAACGTCTGCGAGCTTCCATTCGCAGAGAGTCCCAACAGAGGAGGATGAGGGAGAAGCAGCACCAACGAGGCCTGAGCAGCAGCTACCTGGAGCCTGATCGCgatgacgaggaggaggagggagatgAGGCCATCAGCCTGGCAGCCATCAAGAGCAAATACAAGGGAGGAGGGGGTGGCTTAAGAG AGGAACGAGCCAGGATCTACTCTTCCGATAGTGACGAAGGCTCTGATGATGACAAGGCTCAACGGCTGATGAAAGCCAAGAAGTTGGACAGTGATGAG GAAGGTGACGGGACGGGCAAAAGGAAGGCTGAAGATGATGACGAAGACGAGGAAGAGACGGCAACTAAGAAGGCTAAAAAATATGTCATCAGcgacgaggaggaggaagatgaagacgaataa
- the leo1 gene encoding RNA polymerase-associated protein LEO1 isoform X2, producing MADMDELFGSDGDSDNEQRESGSGSGSESEQERPRSASNVSGSGSESERERDDEDQDAAKPSMNKELFGDDSEDEQHSQHSGSDNQSDRSGNQSDASVHSDQGDNDQSDAEQHSGSERGHRDEDEDEDDGGRRSDRGSPAGSGISGGGSPRSERGSPRSERGSPRSERDSPRSERDSPRSERGSPRSERGSAHSDRSPHSDPGTPQSGLGTPHTDGEGSGRENQSDDEKWRRGAKSDQSDEEEEEEKRHYSDDERGNSDDEGPGNRKPESTKGSDSEDEFIRQRSKAKAASDSDSDSDVGTKKVKKAAADDLFGEADDISSDSDAEKPPTPGQPLDAEDGMDGEQAEEEPAPETRIEVEIPKVSTDLGADLYFVKLPNFLSVEPRPFDPQYYEDEFEDEEMLDEEGRTRLKLKVENTIRWRAKRDEEGNETRESNARIVKWSDGSMSLHLGNEVFDVYKAPLQGDHNHLFIRQGTGLQGQAVFKTKLTFRPHSTDSATHRKMTLSLADRCSKTQKIRILPMAGRDPESQRNEMIKKEEERLRASIRRESQQRRMREKQHQRGLSSSYLEPDRDDEEEEGDEAISLAAIKSKYKGGGGGLREERARIYSSDSDEGSDDDKAQRLMKAKKLDSDEEGDGTGKRKAEDDDEDEEETATKKAKKYVISDEEEEDEDE from the exons ATGGCGGACATGGATGAATTGTTCGGCAGTGATGGAGACAGCGACAACGAGCAACGAG AGTCAGGCTCAGGTTCTGGTTCAGAATCAGAGCAGGAGCGACCTCGATCAGCCAGCAATGTCTCGGGCAGCGGGAGTGAAAGCGAGAGGGAACGGGATGACGAAGATCAGGATGCAGCAAAACCCAGTATGAataag GAGCTGTTTGGAGACGACAGTGAAGACGAGCAGCACAGTCAACACAGCGGCAGCGACAACCAGTCTGACCGCTCTGGGAACCAGTCAGATGCCAGCGTGCACTCTGATCAGGGAGACAACGATCAGTCAGATGCAGAGCAGCACAGTGGCTCAGAGCGTGGTCATCGAGATGAAGACGAGGACGAAGATGATGGGGGTCGTCGTTCAGATAGAGGAAGCCCAGCAGGAAGTGGAATATCCGGCGGTGGGAGTCCTCGTTCGGAGCGGGGGAGTCCTCGTTCGGAGCGGGGGAGTCCTCGCTCTGAGCGGGACAGTCCTCGTTCTGAGCGGGACAGTCCTCGCTCTGAGCGGGGGAGTCCTCGTTCGGAGCGGGGCAGCGCTCACTCAGACAGAAG TCCCCACAGCGACCCTGGAACCCCCCAGTCTGGGTTGGGCACCCCTCACACTGATGGTGAAGGCTCTGGGAGGGAGAATCAATCAGACGACGAGAAATGGAGAAGAGGAGCTAAGAGCGACCAAtcagatgaggaggaggaggaggagaaacgTCATTACTCTGATGACGAAAGGGGAAACTCTGATGACGAGGGTCCGGGGAACAGGAAACCAG AGTCTACAAAAGGCAGCGATAGTGAGGATGAGTTCATCAGACAGAGGAGCAAAGCAAAAGCAGCCTCTGACTCAGATTCAGACAGCGATGTTGGAACAAAGAAAG TTAAGAAAGCCGCAGCAGACGACCTGTTTGGAGAAGCTGATGACATTTCTTCAGACAGTGATGCAGAGAAACCTCCGACCCCAGGACAGCCTCTG gatGCAGAGGACGGTATGGATGGAGAGCAGGCAGAGGAAGAACCTGCACCCGAAACTCGTATCGAAGTGGAAATCCCAAAAGTCAGCACGGATCTGGGCGCAGacctttattttgtaaaacttCCCAACTTCCTGTCTGTGGAACCAAG ACCCTTTGACCCTCAGTACTACGAGGATGAGTTTGAAGATGAAGAAATGTTGGATGAAGAGGGACGAACCCGACTCAAACTTAAG GTAGAGAACACAATCCGGTGGAGAGCCAAGAGAGACGAGGAGGGAAACGAAACACGAGAGAGCAACGCACGCATCGTCAAGTGGTCGGATGGcag CATGTCCCTCCATCTGGGCAACGAAGTGTTTGATGTTTACAAAGCACCTCTCCAGGGCGACCACAACCACCTGTTCATCCGACAGGGCACAGGGCTGCAGGGACAGGCTGTGTTTAAAACCAAACTCACCTTCAG ACCCCACTCCACAGACAGCGCCACCCACAGGAAGATGACCCTGTCCCTGGCTGACCGCTGCTCCAAGACGCAGAAAATACGAATCCTTCCCATGGCCGGACGAGATCCGGAGTCGCAACGCAACGAGATGATCAAG AAAGAGGAGGAACGTCTGCGAGCTTCCATTCGCAGAGAGTCCCAACAGAGGAGGATGAGGGAGAAGCAGCACCAACGAGGCCTGAGCAGCAGCTACCTGGAGCCTGATCGCgatgacgaggaggaggagggagatgAGGCCATCAGCCTGGCAGCCATCAAGAGCAAATACAAGGGAGGAGGGGGTGGCTTAAGAG AGGAACGAGCCAGGATCTACTCTTCCGATAGTGACGAAGGCTCTGATGATGACAAGGCTCAACGGCTGATGAAAGCCAAGAAGTTGGACAGTGATGAG GAAGGTGACGGGACGGGCAAAAGGAAGGCTGAAGATGATGACGAAGACGAGGAAGAGACGGCAACTAAGAAGGCTAAAAAATATGTCATCAGcgacgaggaggaggaagatgaagacgaataa